One stretch of Streptomyces sp. R21 DNA includes these proteins:
- a CDS encoding APC family permease, with the protein MTEEPYGVDPPSLRKSLGVVDGVAIAASSTAATTSIGIGLGVTAGVVGLHLPAIMLLAFLPILGIAGAYSRLNRVEPNAGNGYVWVGRSLTPWLGFLVGWVNIVATVAFLAYTTAVTGSAVLQLAGEAHLHRVAGLALDPGSTAQTTAVGMVILVAVTLTAVTGVKTAARLQSGLLVFEYLVLLGFCGYGIVAGPHPFELSWFDPFAIPSASALAQGLLLSVFCYWGFEAAFTVNEEVRDPRDASRAGIITLVTMLGLFLLGSVAFQRVLSEGELAGHGAQGLAFFGDRLASQPLAALPLVALMFSAVASLQAGVIPTARGMFAMSRDRTLGPVWSKVSARYGTPATGTLLIGALAAAVAALALVIPRLADMIMATVNAVGIVVALCYALTALAAAVRFRGLLREDWRQGVRAVVLPTLSATALLGLGGYLCWSFARSADHLEVSADNGWFLLLTPAVMIASGFLAAAWAKWVRKSPYFRTGHGTDADAPQLLTTVS; encoded by the coding sequence ATGACAGAAGAGCCGTACGGTGTGGATCCCCCGTCCCTGCGCAAGTCCCTCGGAGTCGTGGACGGCGTCGCCATCGCCGCCTCCAGCACGGCGGCCACCACCAGCATCGGTATCGGGCTCGGCGTCACCGCCGGAGTGGTGGGGCTGCACCTGCCCGCGATCATGCTGCTGGCCTTCCTGCCGATCCTCGGGATCGCGGGCGCCTACTCCCGGTTGAACCGGGTCGAGCCGAACGCCGGCAACGGCTACGTGTGGGTGGGGCGTTCGCTCACCCCCTGGCTGGGCTTCCTGGTCGGCTGGGTGAACATCGTCGCCACGGTGGCGTTCCTCGCGTACACCACGGCCGTCACCGGATCCGCCGTCCTGCAGCTTGCCGGGGAGGCACACCTGCACCGGGTGGCGGGGCTCGCGCTGGACCCCGGCTCCACCGCCCAGACGACGGCCGTGGGCATGGTGATCCTGGTTGCCGTGACGCTCACCGCGGTCACCGGAGTCAAGACCGCCGCGCGGCTGCAGAGCGGGCTGCTGGTCTTCGAGTACCTCGTCCTGCTGGGCTTCTGCGGCTACGGAATCGTCGCCGGGCCGCACCCCTTCGAGTTGAGCTGGTTCGACCCCTTCGCGATCCCGTCGGCGTCGGCGCTCGCCCAGGGGCTGCTGCTGTCGGTCTTCTGTTACTGGGGCTTCGAGGCGGCGTTCACCGTGAACGAGGAGGTGCGCGACCCGAGGGACGCCTCTCGCGCCGGGATCATCACGCTCGTCACGATGCTCGGCCTGTTCCTGCTCGGCTCGGTCGCCTTCCAACGGGTGCTGTCCGAGGGGGAGTTGGCCGGACACGGCGCTCAGGGTCTGGCGTTCTTCGGCGACCGGCTCGCCTCGCAGCCGCTGGCCGCGCTGCCGCTGGTGGCCCTGATGTTCTCGGCCGTCGCCTCGCTCCAGGCAGGTGTCATCCCCACGGCACGCGGCATGTTCGCGATGAGCCGGGACCGAACGCTCGGGCCCGTGTGGTCCAAGGTCAGCGCCCGGTACGGGACTCCGGCGACCGGGACGTTGCTGATCGGCGCGCTGGCGGCGGCGGTGGCCGCGCTCGCCCTGGTGATCCCCCGGCTCGCCGACATGATCATGGCGACGGTCAACGCGGTCGGGATCGTGGTGGCCCTCTGCTACGCGCTCACCGCGCTCGCGGCGGCCGTGCGCTTCCGGGGGCTGTTGCGCGAGGACTGGCGGCAGGGGGTGCGGGCGGTGGTCCTGCCGACGCTGAGCGCCACGGCTCTGCTCGGACTCGGCGGGTACCTCTGCTGGTCCTTCGCCCGCTCCGCCGACCACCTCGAAGTCAGCGCGGACAACGGCTGGTTCCTGCTGCTCACCCCCGCCGTGATGATCGCCTCCGGCTTCCTGGCCGCCGCGTGGGCCAAGTGGGTACGCAAGTCACCGTACTTCCGCACGGGCCACGGCACGGACGCCGATGCCCCGCAGTTGTTGACCACCGTCAGTTAA
- a CDS encoding TetR/AcrR family transcriptional regulator, translating into MNERVVPPEARRRRRPTKTGVVLSEELIVETALRLLKEHGADALTVRRLGLALGADPSALYRYFRDTDDLLLAIADELIGRTLRTWHPTGDWRADLWDLGLRVHSGALAHPQAAVLSAYRVTGRVHEIAAVETILGVLRGAGFPDPDAVRIYHAFVDQSLAFAALDAASKALPRAAREAEAGVWHTTYAQLPADTHPHIAATARHLLADMRHSAYPTALDMQLTAAAARLAEITAHRQPRRDPPGPAPAPLPMTDSV; encoded by the coding sequence ATGAACGAGCGAGTGGTCCCGCCGGAGGCGCGCCGCCGCCGACGCCCGACGAAGACGGGGGTCGTGCTCTCCGAGGAGCTGATCGTCGAGACGGCGCTGCGGCTGCTCAAGGAGCACGGCGCCGACGCCCTCACCGTCCGCCGCCTCGGTCTCGCCCTCGGCGCCGACCCCAGCGCCCTGTACCGGTACTTCCGCGACACCGACGACCTGCTGCTCGCCATCGCCGACGAGCTCATCGGCCGTACGCTGCGCACCTGGCATCCCACCGGCGACTGGCGCGCGGACCTGTGGGACCTGGGCCTGCGGGTGCACTCCGGCGCCCTCGCGCACCCCCAGGCCGCGGTGCTCAGCGCCTACCGCGTGACCGGCCGGGTCCACGAGATCGCGGCCGTCGAGACCATCCTCGGCGTGCTGCGCGGAGCGGGCTTCCCGGACCCCGACGCCGTACGGATCTACCACGCCTTCGTCGACCAGTCCCTCGCCTTCGCCGCCCTCGACGCGGCGAGCAAGGCGCTCCCGCGAGCCGCGCGCGAGGCCGAGGCCGGCGTGTGGCACACGACCTACGCACAGCTGCCCGCCGACACCCACCCGCACATCGCCGCCACCGCCCGGCATCTGCTCGCGGACATGCGGCACAGCGCCTACCCGACCGCCCTCGACATGCAACTGACCGCGGCCGCGGCCCGGCTCGCCGAGATCACGGCGCACCGGCAGCCCCGTCGCGACCCGCCGGGGCCCGCCCCCGCGCCACTGCCCATGACCGATTCCGTATGA
- a CDS encoding pyridoxamine 5'-phosphate oxidase family protein, translating into MTPSARTPKQRKQDTLARLEHDEDAWVSTADADGGVPYLVPLSFLWDGATLLLATPAASPTGRNLRTTGRVRLGIGPTRDVVLVEGSVKTLEPAELPDGVGDAFAEKTGFDPRQLTTAYLYFRVSPQRVQAWREANELEGRELMRDGEWIVLD; encoded by the coding sequence ATGACCCCCAGCGCCCGCACCCCGAAGCAGCGCAAGCAGGACACCCTTGCCCGGCTGGAGCACGACGAGGACGCCTGGGTGTCGACGGCCGACGCCGACGGGGGAGTGCCGTATCTCGTCCCGCTGTCCTTCCTCTGGGACGGCGCGACCCTGCTCCTCGCCACCCCGGCCGCCAGCCCCACCGGCCGGAACCTGCGCACGACCGGCAGGGTGCGCCTGGGCATCGGGCCGACCCGTGACGTGGTTCTCGTCGAAGGCAGCGTCAAGACGCTGGAACCGGCCGAGCTGCCGGACGGAGTCGGCGACGCCTTCGCCGAGAAGACAGGCTTCGATCCGCGCCAACTCACCACCGCCTACCTCTACTTCCGCGTCAGCCCGCAGCGCGTACAGGCCTGGCGCGAGGCCAACGAGCTCGAAGGGCGCGAGCTCATGCGGGACGGTGAGTGGATCGTGCTGGACTGA
- a CDS encoding nuclear transport factor 2 family protein produces MTDRPPLPPFTRETAIQKVQAAEDAWNTRDPHKVSLAYSEDSVWRNRDTFVTGRAEIVELLTAKWAREQEYALRKDLWAFDGNRIAVRFQYESRDADGQCWRSYGNELWEFDEHGLMTRREASINDVPIEEKERRIFGPRPEAERGTSFPVR; encoded by the coding sequence ATGACGGACCGCCCGCCCCTGCCGCCCTTCACCCGCGAGACCGCGATCCAGAAGGTCCAGGCCGCCGAGGACGCCTGGAACACCCGCGACCCCCACAAGGTCTCGCTCGCCTACTCCGAGGACTCGGTCTGGCGCAACCGCGACACCTTCGTCACCGGCCGCGCCGAGATCGTCGAGCTCCTGACGGCGAAGTGGGCTCGCGAGCAGGAGTACGCGCTGCGCAAGGACCTGTGGGCCTTCGACGGCAACCGCATCGCCGTCCGCTTCCAGTACGAGTCCCGCGACGCCGACGGCCAGTGCTGGCGCTCTTACGGCAACGAGCTGTGGGAGTTCGACGAGCACGGCCTGATGACCCGCCGCGAGGCCAGCATCAACGACGTACCCATCGAGGAGAAGGAGCGCCGCATCTTCGGCCCGCGCCCCGAGGCCGAACGCGGGACGTCCTTCCCGGTGCGCTGA
- a CDS encoding cation diffusion facilitator family transporter — translation MTRKSADRRTRVTVLVALGANVLIALAKAVGGLFAGSPALLSEAAHSVADSLNEVFLLVALRRSRLPADRRHPFGYGKERFFWALLAAVGIFVMGGCFSFFQGFEALRGGAEESFSGYVAGFVVLGVAFLSEGASLLRALHQVRGQGGTEGMRDPALRTVVAEDGTAVLGVTLAGAGMALHMLTGQVVWEASASLAIGALLVYVAYILGRDAREQLIGQAADAEANRTIRALLERQPEIDSVESLLTMQLGLDSTLVAARVDLVPGLDSEEVEDVAVRIKGTVAEAVPEADQIFLDITDADAARAAKASRTAARWNQAEESPAATGERGGA, via the coding sequence GTGACCAGGAAATCAGCGGACCGGAGAACCCGTGTCACCGTGCTGGTGGCACTCGGCGCCAACGTGCTGATCGCCTTGGCCAAGGCCGTGGGCGGCCTGTTCGCGGGCTCGCCCGCCCTTCTCTCGGAGGCGGCCCACTCGGTGGCCGACAGCCTGAACGAGGTCTTCCTCCTCGTCGCCCTGCGCCGCAGCCGCCTTCCCGCCGACCGCCGCCATCCCTTCGGCTACGGCAAGGAACGGTTCTTCTGGGCGCTGCTCGCGGCCGTCGGCATCTTCGTGATGGGCGGCTGCTTCTCCTTCTTCCAGGGCTTCGAGGCCCTGCGCGGCGGCGCCGAGGAGTCCTTCAGCGGCTATGTCGCCGGATTCGTGGTGCTGGGCGTCGCCTTCCTCTCGGAGGGGGCGTCCCTGCTCCGTGCGCTCCATCAGGTGCGCGGACAGGGCGGCACCGAAGGGATGCGTGACCCCGCCCTCCGCACGGTCGTCGCCGAGGACGGCACCGCCGTGCTCGGTGTGACCCTCGCGGGTGCCGGCATGGCACTCCACATGCTCACCGGCCAGGTCGTGTGGGAGGCGTCCGCCTCCCTCGCCATCGGAGCGCTGCTCGTGTACGTCGCCTACATCCTGGGCCGCGATGCCCGCGAGCAGCTGATCGGGCAGGCCGCCGACGCGGAGGCGAACCGTACGATACGTGCCCTGCTGGAGCGGCAGCCCGAGATCGACAGCGTCGAGTCGCTGCTCACGATGCAGCTGGGTCTCGACTCCACCCTCGTCGCCGCGCGCGTCGACCTCGTCCCCGGCCTGGACAGCGAGGAGGTCGAGGACGTCGCCGTACGGATCAAGGGCACCGTAGCCGAGGCCGTGCCCGAGGCCGACCAGATCTTCCTCGACATCACCGACGCCGACGCGGCACGCGCCGCCAAGGCGTCACGGACCGCCGCGCGCTGGAACCAGGCAGAAGAAAGCCCCGCCGCGACGGGGGAGCGCGGCGGGGCCTGA
- a CDS encoding DUF4235 domain-containing protein, giving the protein MPKKQKKQKNQKKLKLPLAYKPLGFALSWASGALATRAFQATWKALRHEEDAPDALDKDRGWGEILLAAAVQGALFAVVRSAVDRTGAKAVERSTGIWPVSDKAEKKGGRD; this is encoded by the coding sequence GTGCCGAAGAAGCAGAAGAAGCAGAAGAACCAGAAGAAGCTGAAGCTTCCCCTCGCTTACAAGCCCCTTGGCTTCGCACTGAGTTGGGCGAGCGGCGCCCTCGCGACTCGGGCCTTCCAGGCGACATGGAAGGCGCTGCGGCACGAGGAGGACGCGCCGGACGCCCTGGACAAGGACCGTGGCTGGGGCGAGATCCTGCTCGCCGCGGCCGTGCAGGGCGCCCTCTTCGCCGTCGTCCGCAGCGCCGTGGACCGGACGGGAGCGAAGGCCGTCGAGCGTTCGACGGGCATCTGGCCGGTCTCGGACAAGGCGGAAAAGAAGGGCGGCCGGGACTGA
- a CDS encoding cytochrome P450, translating into MTEPVAFPQDRTCPYHPPAGYDRLREERPLSRITLYDGRDVWVVTGHGAARELLADPRLSSDRTRPAFPAPTERFQAIRSRRLALLGVDDPEHRIQRTMMVPNFTLKRTSALRPRIQDTVDRLLDAMEEQGPPAELVSAFALPVPSMVICALLGVPYADHDFFEAQSRKLLRGPTLADAQGARDQLDAYLGSLIDRKQKDPGDGLLDDLIQEQLRAGAVDRTELVSLATILLVAGHETTANMISLGTFTLLRHPERLAELRADPALMPAAVEELLRFLSIAEGLLRVATEDIEVGGVVIRADEGVVFSTSVINRDTAAFTEPDVLDWHRPPGHHVAFGFGIHQCLGQNLARAEMEIALLSLFDRLPGLRLAAPVDDIPFKPGDTIQGMLELPVTW; encoded by the coding sequence ATGACAGAACCCGTTGCCTTCCCCCAGGACCGCACGTGTCCCTACCACCCGCCCGCCGGCTATGACCGCCTGCGCGAGGAGCGCCCGCTGTCGCGGATCACCCTGTACGACGGCCGTGACGTCTGGGTGGTGACCGGGCACGGTGCCGCCCGTGAACTTCTCGCCGACCCGCGCCTCTCGTCCGACCGCACCCGCCCGGCGTTTCCGGCGCCCACCGAGCGTTTCCAGGCGATCCGCAGTCGCCGTCTCGCCCTGCTCGGCGTCGACGACCCCGAGCACCGCATCCAACGCACCATGATGGTCCCGAACTTCACCCTCAAACGGACCTCGGCACTGCGCCCGCGCATCCAGGACACCGTCGACCGGCTCCTGGACGCCATGGAGGAACAGGGCCCGCCCGCCGAGCTGGTGAGCGCCTTCGCGCTGCCCGTGCCCTCGATGGTGATCTGCGCCCTGCTCGGCGTCCCCTACGCCGACCACGACTTCTTCGAGGCGCAGTCGCGGAAACTGCTGCGCGGTCCCACCCTGGCCGACGCCCAGGGGGCGCGCGACCAACTCGACGCGTACCTCGGCTCGTTGATCGACCGCAAGCAGAAGGACCCCGGCGACGGGCTCCTCGACGACCTCATCCAGGAGCAGCTGCGCGCCGGGGCGGTGGACCGGACGGAGCTGGTCTCGCTCGCCACGATCCTCCTCGTCGCCGGCCATGAGACGACCGCGAACATGATCTCCCTCGGTACGTTCACGCTGCTCAGGCATCCGGAACGGCTGGCCGAACTGCGGGCCGACCCCGCGCTGATGCCCGCCGCCGTCGAGGAGCTGCTGCGCTTCCTCTCCATCGCCGAAGGGCTGTTGCGCGTGGCCACCGAGGACATCGAGGTGGGCGGGGTGGTGATCCGGGCCGACGAGGGCGTCGTCTTCTCGACCTCGGTCATCAACCGCGACACGGCCGCGTTCACGGAGCCCGACGTCCTCGACTGGCATCGCCCGCCCGGCCACCACGTCGCGTTCGGCTTCGGCATCCACCAGTGTCTCGGGCAGAACCTCGCCCGCGCCGAGATGGAGATCGCGCTGCTGTCACTCTTCGACCGGCTGCCCGGCCTGCGGCTCGCCGCACCGGTGGACGACATCCCGTTCAAACCGGGAGACACGATCCAGGGGATGCTGGAACTCCCCGTGACCTGGTAA
- a CDS encoding TetR/AcrR family transcriptional regulator, which produces MDSAAAREQALDAAEELFYGRGIQAVGMDAVRGASGVSLKRLYQLFPAKDQLIEAYLERRDLRWRERLATHVERHGDPEERILAVFDWLRLWFGEPDFRGCAWINAYGELGAVSPRVAAQVRAHKRAFQGYLAGLVTDAGLPAVLAGQLFLLAEGAMVTAGINGSAEPAEQARQAARLLVRACR; this is translated from the coding sequence ATGGACAGCGCAGCAGCCCGGGAGCAGGCACTGGATGCCGCGGAGGAGCTGTTCTACGGCCGCGGTATTCAGGCGGTCGGGATGGATGCCGTCCGCGGCGCGTCGGGGGTCTCGCTCAAGCGGCTCTACCAGCTGTTTCCCGCCAAGGACCAGCTGATAGAGGCGTATCTGGAGCGGCGCGATCTTCGCTGGCGGGAGCGGTTGGCCACGCATGTCGAGCGGCACGGGGACCCCGAGGAGCGGATCCTCGCGGTGTTCGACTGGCTGCGACTGTGGTTCGGCGAGCCCGACTTCCGCGGGTGCGCGTGGATCAACGCGTACGGCGAACTGGGCGCCGTATCGCCCCGCGTGGCCGCCCAGGTCCGCGCCCACAAGCGGGCGTTCCAGGGTTACCTGGCCGGGCTGGTGACCGACGCGGGCCTGCCCGCCGTCCTCGCCGGCCAGCTCTTCCTGCTCGCCGAGGGCGCCATGGTCACGGCCGGGATCAACGGGAGCGCCGAGCCCGCCGAGCAGGCCCGGCAGGCCGCCCGACTCCTGGTGCGGGCCTGCCGGTAG
- a CDS encoding flavoprotein has product MTEHAGKPFLYVVVCAAGIAQDVSRLITAAQERNWEVGVIATPQGLGFFDAAEVEAETGRPIRSAWRAPGDPRPFPAPDAVVVAPATFNTVNKWAAGISDTLALGTLCEAYGLGVPIAVLPCVNEALAAHPAYRASVERLRGMGVRFGDPYAGDEPEGGEGGEFRWERALDLLVTGPDPSETL; this is encoded by the coding sequence GTGACCGAACACGCCGGAAAACCCTTCCTCTACGTCGTCGTCTGCGCTGCGGGCATCGCGCAGGACGTCAGCAGACTCATCACCGCGGCCCAGGAACGGAATTGGGAGGTCGGCGTCATCGCGACCCCGCAGGGCCTCGGGTTCTTCGACGCCGCGGAGGTCGAGGCCGAGACCGGGCGCCCCATCCGCTCGGCCTGGCGTGCGCCGGGCGACCCGCGCCCCTTCCCGGCGCCCGACGCGGTCGTCGTCGCGCCCGCCACCTTCAACACGGTCAACAAGTGGGCGGCCGGGATATCCGACACGCTCGCGCTCGGGACCCTGTGCGAGGCGTACGGCCTCGGGGTGCCCATCGCCGTCCTGCCCTGCGTGAACGAGGCGCTCGCCGCCCACCCGGCATACCGGGCGAGCGTCGAGCGGCTGCGCGGCATGGGCGTCCGCTTCGGCGATCCCTACGCCGGGGACGAGCCGGAGGGCGGCGAGGGCGGGGAGTTCCGCTGGGAGCGGGCGCTGGACCTGTTGGTGACAGGGCCCGATCCGTCAGAGACCCTTTGA
- a CDS encoding LysE/ArgO family amino acid transporter, whose translation MTAALVAGLLAGYGIAMPVGAVATYLVSLTARTTLRIGMCAALGVATADGLYALVATLGGSALAVALQPVLVPLRWASALVLAAMAARGAVTAVRHYRDRRRAARSGRDPARPARAYLTLLGVTLLNPTTVIYFAALVLGSRTTQAVHPVEQGVFVLAAFAASASWQLLIAGGGALLGRALTGHRGRLMTAVASSTVIMVLAVRMLVSPP comes from the coding sequence ATGACCGCCGCGCTCGTCGCGGGGCTGCTCGCGGGCTACGGCATCGCCATGCCCGTCGGAGCGGTGGCGACCTACCTCGTCTCCCTCACCGCTCGTACGACCCTGAGAATCGGCATGTGCGCCGCGCTGGGCGTGGCGACCGCCGACGGTCTGTACGCCCTGGTCGCCACGCTCGGGGGCTCCGCGCTCGCCGTCGCGCTGCAGCCGGTGCTGGTCCCGCTGCGCTGGGCCTCGGCCCTGGTGCTGGCCGCGATGGCGGCCCGGGGTGCGGTGACCGCCGTCCGCCACTATCGCGACCGCCGGCGCGCCGCCCGGTCCGGACGGGACCCGGCACGCCCGGCCCGCGCCTACCTGACGTTGCTGGGCGTCACTCTCCTCAACCCCACCACCGTGATCTACTTCGCAGCGCTGGTCCTCGGCAGCCGTACGACGCAGGCGGTGCACCCGGTGGAACAAGGCGTGTTCGTGCTCGCCGCGTTCGCCGCGTCCGCGAGCTGGCAACTGCTGATCGCCGGGGGCGGGGCGCTGCTCGGCCGGGCGTTGACAGGACACCGGGGGCGGCTGATGACGGCGGTCGCGTCCAGCACCGTGATCATGGTGCTGGCCGTACGGATGCTGGTGTCGCCGCCGTGA
- a CDS encoding ferredoxin has protein sequence MTLDITIAKDVCIGAGQCALTAPGVFAQDDDGFSELLPARADGTVDPMVREAARACPVRAITISGAS, from the coding sequence ATGACCCTCGACATCACCATCGCCAAGGACGTGTGCATCGGCGCCGGTCAGTGCGCCCTCACCGCGCCCGGCGTCTTCGCACAGGACGACGACGGATTCAGCGAACTGCTCCCGGCGCGCGCCGACGGCACCGTTGACCCGATGGTCCGCGAGGCGGCCCGGGCCTGCCCGGTCCGGGCGATCACCATCTCCGGGGCGTCATAG
- a CDS encoding VOC family protein — MALVLTGVVVLDCSEPEKLAAFYKDLLEAEETDAAANVVEIRSPDGLRMAFRRDAKATPPSWPRPENSLQAHLDFLVEDLDEAERAVIALGGRALETKDASGPFEERGYADPAGHSFTLRCVRSTAPKMG; from the coding sequence ATGGCACTGGTACTGACGGGCGTCGTGGTCCTTGACTGCTCCGAGCCCGAGAAGCTCGCCGCCTTCTACAAGGATCTGCTCGAAGCCGAGGAGACGGACGCGGCCGCGAACGTGGTGGAGATCAGGAGCCCCGACGGACTGCGCATGGCGTTCCGCCGGGACGCGAAGGCGACCCCGCCGAGCTGGCCCCGCCCGGAGAACTCCCTTCAGGCCCATCTGGACTTCCTGGTGGAGGACCTCGACGAGGCCGAACGCGCGGTCATCGCGCTCGGCGGCCGCGCGCTCGAGACGAAGGACGCGTCCGGCCCGTTCGAGGAACGCGGATACGCGGATCCGGCCGGACACTCCTTCACCCTGCGCTGCGTGCGCTCCACAGCCCCCAAGATGGGCTGA
- a CDS encoding nitroreductase family deazaflavin-dependent oxidoreductase, giving the protein MPLEGEYEPSPTQWVRDQVELYEGSGGTEGLTLGSFLPVPPAIADLPVIVLTTLGGRSGKIRKSPLMRVEHEGRYAAVASQGGAPKHPVWYHNIVANPQVELQDGPVRQDFTAREATGEERALWWERAVAAYPPYADYQKKTDREIPVFVLEPTG; this is encoded by the coding sequence ATGCCTCTTGAGGGCGAGTACGAACCCAGCCCGACGCAGTGGGTGCGCGATCAGGTGGAGCTCTACGAGGGCTCCGGCGGCACCGAGGGCCTGACGCTGGGCAGCTTCTTGCCCGTGCCACCGGCCATCGCGGACCTGCCCGTCATCGTTCTCACCACCCTGGGCGGCCGGAGCGGCAAGATCCGCAAGTCCCCGCTGATGCGCGTGGAGCACGAGGGGCGCTACGCGGCGGTCGCCTCGCAGGGCGGCGCGCCCAAGCACCCGGTCTGGTACCACAACATCGTGGCCAACCCGCAGGTGGAGCTCCAGGACGGGCCCGTGCGCCAGGACTTCACGGCCCGTGAGGCCACCGGAGAGGAGCGGGCCCTGTGGTGGGAGCGCGCGGTCGCGGCCTATCCCCCGTACGCCGACTACCAGAAGAAGACCGACCGGGAGATCCCCGTCTTCGTGCTGGAACCCACCGGCTGA